The Sulfitobacter sp. SK011 genome has a window encoding:
- the ruvB gene encoding Holliday junction branch migration DNA helicase RuvB, whose product MNDSDPTLRPEPLPEDFDRALRPQLLDEFVGQAEARSNLRVFIQSAKQRGEAMDHTLFHGPPGLGKTTLAQIMARELGVGFRMTSGPVLAKAGDLAAILTNLEPRDVLFIDEIHRLNPAVEEVLYPALEDFELDLVIGEGPAARTVRIELQPFTLVGATTRMGLLTTPLRDRFGIPTRLQFYTEDELFIIVDRNARKLGAPADEGGAREIAKRARGTPRIAGRLLRRVVDFAVVEGDGTVTRALADMALTRLGVDHLGLDGADRRYLRLIAENYQGGPVGIETMSAALSESRDALEEVIEPFLLQQGLIQRTPRGRMLARKAWVHLGMTPPKPQSDLFG is encoded by the coding sequence ATGAACGACAGCGACCCGACATTGCGGCCCGAACCGCTGCCCGAGGATTTTGACCGCGCGTTGCGTCCGCAGTTGCTGGATGAATTTGTCGGTCAGGCCGAGGCGCGGTCGAACCTGCGGGTGTTTATCCAATCTGCCAAGCAACGTGGCGAGGCGATGGACCACACCTTGTTTCACGGTCCGCCCGGTTTGGGCAAGACAACGCTGGCACAGATCATGGCGCGCGAGCTGGGTGTCGGGTTTCGCATGACCTCCGGACCGGTGTTGGCCAAGGCCGGCGATCTGGCGGCGATCCTGACCAATCTCGAACCCCGCGATGTGCTGTTTATTGACGAAATACACCGGCTCAACCCGGCGGTTGAAGAGGTGCTTTACCCCGCGCTTGAGGATTTCGAGTTGGATCTGGTGATCGGCGAAGGCCCTGCGGCACGCACCGTGCGCATCGAATTGCAGCCCTTTACCCTTGTCGGTGCCACCACACGCATGGGGCTTTTGACCACGCCACTGCGCGACCGCTTTGGCATCCCGACGCGGTTGCAGTTTTATACCGAGGATGAGCTGTTCATCATCGTGGACCGCAATGCCCGCAAACTGGGTGCGCCGGCCGATGAGGGTGGCGCGCGCGAGATCGCCAAGCGGGCGCGAGGCACACCCCGGATTGCGGGGCGGTTGCTGCGCCGTGTGGTGGATTTCGCGGTGGTTGAAGGCGATGGCACGGTGACGCGGGCACTGGCAGACATGGCGCTTACACGGTTGGGTGTTGATCATCTGGGTCTGGATGGGGCCGACCGGCGATATCTGCGGCTGATTGCCGAAAACTATCAAGGCGGTCCGGTGGGGATTGAAACGATGTCGGCTGCACTGTCAGAAAGCCGTGATGCGTTGGAAGAAGTGATTGAGCCGTTTTTGCTGCAACAGGGATTGATCCAACGCACCCCGCGCGGGCGGATGCTGGCGCGAAAAGCGTGGGTGCATCTGGGGATGACGCCGCCCAAACCGCAAAGTGATTTGTTTGGCTGA
- the ybgC gene encoding tol-pal system-associated acyl-CoA thioesterase: protein MIHRFSLRVYYEDTDMAGIVYYANYLRFIERARSDWVREMGIDQLAMKADGLVFAVRRIEADYLAPAQFEDVLEVRTTIEALTPARMVMGQEVWRGQTCLFRAVVTIVCIGAGGKPARLPAKLRSMTL, encoded by the coding sequence ATGATCCATCGATTCTCATTGCGTGTCTATTACGAAGACACCGACATGGCGGGCATCGTCTATTACGCAAATTATCTGCGGTTCATTGAACGCGCGCGCAGCGACTGGGTGCGCGAGATGGGCATTGATCAACTTGCGATGAAAGCGGATGGGCTGGTGTTTGCGGTGCGACGGATCGAAGCGGATTATCTGGCCCCGGCACAGTTTGAGGATGTGTTGGAGGTGCGCACAACCATAGAGGCACTCACGCCCGCGCGTATGGTGATGGGTCAAGAGGTCTGGCGCGGTCAGACCTGCCTGTTTCGCGCCGTCGTCACAATTGTCTGCATCGGGGCGGGCGGAAAACCAGCGCGTTTGCCAGCGAAACTTCGCTCAATGACCCTCTGA
- the tolQ gene encoding protein TolQ: MFAEATVTVKLVMIALIVASFWSWSIIVQKIIQYRKARAQAEQFDQAFWSGEPLDGLFDSVGGDPDGSAEKIFASGMTEWRRSHRDDGGLIPGATARIDRSMDVAIAKEAERLQKGLPVLATVGSTAPFVGLFGTVFGIMNAFIEIAEQQNTNLAVVAPGIAEALLATGMGLMAAIPAVVFYNKLSADSDRILGGYEAFSDEFATILSRQLDS; this comes from the coding sequence ATGTTTGCCGAGGCAACCGTGACCGTGAAATTGGTGATGATCGCACTGATCGTTGCGTCGTTTTGGTCGTGGTCGATCATCGTCCAGAAAATCATCCAATACCGCAAGGCCCGCGCCCAGGCAGAGCAGTTTGATCAGGCGTTCTGGTCAGGTGAGCCACTCGATGGGTTGTTTGACAGTGTTGGAGGGGACCCGGATGGATCGGCAGAGAAAATCTTTGCCTCCGGCATGACCGAATGGCGCCGCTCGCACCGCGATGACGGTGGTTTGATCCCCGGTGCGACCGCCCGCATCGACCGCAGCATGGACGTGGCCATCGCAAAGGAAGCGGAGCGGCTGCAAAAAGGGTTGCCTGTGTTGGCGACCGTTGGCTCAACAGCCCCGTTTGTAGGTTTGTTCGGAACCGTTTTTGGCATCATGAATGCCTTTATCGAAATCGCAGAACAGCAAAATACCAATTTGGCCGTCGTTGCCCCCGGTATTGCAGAGGCGCTCTTGGCGACAGGCATGGGCCTGATGGCGGCGATCCCGGCCGTGGTATTCTATAACAAACTGAGCGCCGACAGCGATCGTATCCTTGGTGGATATGAAGCCTTTTCAGACGAATTTGCCACCATCCTCAGCCGCCAGCTGGACAGCTAG
- the tolR gene encoding protein TolR has protein sequence MGAGVVKKQGGGRGRRRGRSQPMAEINVTPFVDVMLVLLIIFMVAAPLLTVGVPVELPKTAAGALPSEQEEPLTVTITADGGVQIQTTETPRNDLVNKLRAIAAERASDRVFLRADGKVPYSAVMEIMGALNAGGFSNIGLVTDIGGPALDGTDASGG, from the coding sequence ATGGGGGCAGGAGTTGTAAAAAAGCAAGGCGGCGGGCGCGGACGGCGGCGCGGGCGCAGCCAGCCGATGGCAGAGATCAATGTCACACCTTTTGTAGATGTGATGTTGGTGCTGTTGATCATCTTTATGGTCGCCGCACCCCTGTTGACTGTCGGTGTGCCTGTTGAGTTGCCCAAAACGGCTGCCGGTGCCTTGCCGTCAGAACAAGAAGAGCCGTTGACAGTGACAATCACAGCGGATGGCGGCGTGCAGATCCAGACCACGGAAACACCGCGAAATGATCTTGTGAACAAGCTGCGGGCGATCGCGGCTGAACGGGCAAGCGACCGGGTGTTTCTGCGCGCCGACGGCAAAGTGCCCTATAGCGCCGTGATGGAGATCATGGGCGCGCTGAATGCGGGTGGCTTTTCAAACATCGGTCTGGTCACAGACATCGGTGGTCCGGCGCTGGATGGCACCGACGCATCGGGTGGCTAG
- a CDS encoding energy transducer TonB, which yields MHTGHYISGAGHLIFIGWLLFGSVFDPDPPPFEMTEVSVISGADFDALVAAGQSPDTATDVAQPAEPEVSTDVPEVPATPDAAIEQPAPIQAETPPPDDTPPEVTELALPPETQVDDAPPELDQPVGDIAVLVPEVAPEAAPRPVERVAPDPVAEPDPDATPDPVEQQAVAPDAAGETVEEPQEAQAPPEATTEIVTEATAAPAASPRPPGQRPAAPQPQVTETPTSTPAEPSTSAETDAVTAALEEALSGAETPAPATPAAPSGPPLSAAEKDSLRVAVSACWNVGSLSSAALQTTVVVSVNMNQNGTPVIETIRQVGASGGSDADAKRVFDSARRAIILCGSKGYNLPSDKFSQWQTIEMTFDPKKMGSR from the coding sequence GTGCATACCGGGCATTATATTTCTGGGGCGGGGCATCTGATTTTCATCGGCTGGCTGCTTTTTGGCAGCGTGTTCGACCCCGATCCGCCGCCATTTGAGATGACGGAGGTGTCCGTGATCAGCGGTGCCGATTTTGATGCATTGGTCGCAGCCGGGCAATCGCCTGACACAGCGACTGACGTGGCGCAGCCAGCCGAGCCAGAGGTGTCAACGGATGTACCAGAGGTGCCCGCAACGCCGGATGCGGCCATTGAACAACCCGCCCCCATTCAGGCCGAAACACCGCCCCCCGACGATACACCACCCGAGGTGACGGAACTGGCGTTGCCGCCCGAAACTCAGGTCGACGATGCCCCGCCAGAGCTGGACCAGCCGGTGGGCGATATCGCCGTACTGGTGCCAGAGGTTGCCCCGGAAGCGGCACCGCGCCCGGTTGAACGGGTGGCACCAGACCCTGTGGCAGAACCTGATCCAGATGCAACGCCGGACCCGGTGGAGCAACAGGCGGTCGCACCGGACGCCGCCGGTGAAACCGTCGAGGAACCACAAGAGGCTCAGGCACCACCTGAGGCCACAACCGAGATCGTGACCGAAGCCACCGCAGCCCCTGCTGCATCGCCGCGTCCGCCCGGCCAACGTCCTGCTGCACCGCAGCCGCAAGTAACCGAGACACCGACCTCCACACCTGCAGAGCCGTCCACGTCAGCCGAAACCGACGCGGTGACTGCAGCACTGGAAGAAGCGCTCAGCGGTGCCGAAACACCGGCACCCGCGACACCCGCAGCCCCAAGCGGTCCGCCCTTGTCGGCAGCAGAGAAAGATTCGCTGCGTGTTGCGGTATCGGCCTGCTGGAATGTCGGCTCGCTGTCTTCGGCAGCGCTGCAGACAACGGTTGTTGTCAGCGTGAATATGAATCAAAACGGCACGCCCGTGATTGAAACAATCCGGCAGGTTGGTGCATCTGGTGGCTCTGACGCGGATGCAAAACGGGTGTTCGACTCTGCACGCCGTGCGATTATCCTTTGTGGGTCAAAGGGTTATAATCTGCCCAGCGATAAATTCAGCCAATGGCAAACCATAGAGATGACCTTTGATCCCAAAAAGATGGGGAGCAGATGA
- the tolB gene encoding Tol-Pal system beta propeller repeat protein TolB, whose amino-acid sequence MKSRFLSICLALLSAIAVPATVLAQEPLKIIIDEGIIEPLPFAVPTFQPESAEAGQLASDLARVVAEDLIGTGLFREIPASAFISTVSDFNASVQYADWKAINAQALVTGAVNVQGGSVNVKFRLYDVFSGAEMGNGLQFSGTTGGWRRMAHKVADEVYSRITGEGGYFDSRVAYVSETGPKDDRKKRLAIMDYDGANVQYLTDSGSIVLAPRFSPSGDRVLYTSYESGFPRIYVLDIGSVSRRVLESSEGTMSFAPRFSPSGQTVVFSLTQGGNTDIYTMDIASGSSVRLTNTPAIETAPSFSPDGQRIVFESDRSGTQQLYIMPATGGEATRISFGEGRYGTPVWSPRGDLVAFTKQNKGRFHIGVMRLDGSEERLLTASFLDEGPTWAPNGRVVMFARETQGAGGSSTLYSVDISGRNLRPVRTPEGGSDPSWSPLQK is encoded by the coding sequence ATGAAATCACGTTTTCTCAGCATTTGTTTGGCATTGCTCAGCGCGATAGCCGTCCCCGCCACGGTTCTCGCGCAAGAACCGCTCAAGATCATCATTGATGAAGGGATCATCGAACCTTTGCCCTTCGCGGTGCCGACCTTTCAGCCTGAAAGCGCCGAGGCCGGACAGCTGGCCAGCGATCTTGCCCGTGTGGTCGCCGAAGATCTGATTGGCACCGGGCTGTTCCGCGAAATCCCTGCAAGCGCATTTATCTCAACCGTCAGCGATTTTAATGCCAGCGTGCAATACGCCGATTGGAAGGCGATCAACGCGCAGGCTTTGGTCACCGGGGCCGTGAATGTTCAGGGCGGTTCGGTCAATGTGAAATTTCGCCTTTATGATGTGTTTTCAGGTGCTGAAATGGGCAACGGACTGCAGTTTTCCGGCACCACCGGCGGGTGGCGGCGGATGGCGCACAAGGTGGCCGATGAGGTGTATAGCCGGATCACCGGTGAAGGCGGCTATTTCGACAGCCGCGTTGCCTATGTTTCTGAGACAGGCCCAAAGGATGACCGCAAGAAACGTCTGGCGATCATGGATTACGATGGCGCGAATGTGCAGTACCTGACCGATTCAGGATCCATCGTTCTGGCACCGCGTTTTTCACCGAGCGGCGACAGGGTTCTTTATACAAGCTACGAAAGCGGATTTCCGCGCATCTATGTGCTTGATATCGGCAGCGTCTCGCGCCGCGTTCTGGAAAGTTCAGAGGGCACAATGAGCTTTGCACCGCGATTTTCGCCCTCCGGACAGACGGTGGTTTTCTCGCTTACCCAAGGCGGTAATACTGACATCTACACCATGGACATTGCCAGCGGATCATCCGTGCGCCTGACCAACACCCCCGCGATTGAAACCGCACCCAGCTTTTCGCCAGATGGCCAACGCATTGTGTTTGAAAGCGACCGGTCCGGCACGCAGCAACTATATATCATGCCTGCAACTGGCGGCGAAGCCACGCGAATTTCCTTTGGTGAAGGGCGTTATGGCACGCCTGTGTGGTCGCCGCGTGGCGATCTGGTGGCGTTCACGAAACAGAACAAAGGCCGTTTTCACATTGGTGTGATGCGGTTGGACGGTTCAGAAGAACGTCTGCTGACAGCATCGTTTCTGGACGAAGGCCCAACATGGGCACCCAACGGTCGTGTGGTGATGTTTGCCCGCGAAACCCAAGGCGCAGGCGGGTCATCAACGCTCTATTCAGTGGACATTTCAGGCCGTAACCTGAGACCTGTGCGCACGCCCGAAGGGGGGTCTGACCCATCATGGTCACCCTTGCAAAAGTGA
- the pal gene encoding peptidoglycan-associated lipoprotein Pal codes for MKRFLTSTILIAALAVSACTNPNRFGADGSGGANANAGINGSVLPGSASDPSSTAYFQQAIGDRVLFEVDQSNLTAVGRATLDGQAGWLLANTDYQAVIEGHADEQGTREYNLALGARRANSAQEYLVSKGVPASRLRVVSYGKERPIEICSEEACYAKNRRAVTVLAGGLTS; via the coding sequence ATGAAACGTTTCCTGACCAGCACCATCTTGATCGCAGCTTTGGCCGTTTCGGCCTGTACCAACCCCAATCGCTTTGGTGCGGACGGGTCGGGCGGGGCAAACGCCAACGCAGGGATAAACGGCAGCGTTTTGCCGGGCAGTGCAAGCGACCCTTCCTCAACCGCTTATTTCCAGCAGGCCATCGGTGACCGGGTCCTGTTCGAGGTTGACCAGTCAAACCTGACCGCAGTTGGCCGCGCCACATTGGATGGCCAGGCTGGCTGGCTTTTGGCGAACACCGACTATCAGGCGGTGATCGAAGGCCACGCGGACGAACAGGGCACGCGCGAATACAACCTTGCCTTGGGGGCACGCCGTGCCAATTCAGCGCAGGAATATCTGGTGTCCAAAGGTGTGCCAGCCTCCCGTTTGCGGGTTGTGAGCTATGGCAAGGAACGCCCGATTGAAATTTGTTCAGAAGAAGCCTGCTATGCCAAGAACCGCCGCGCGGTGACGGTTCTGGCCGGTGGACTGACCAGTTAA
- the ybgF gene encoding tol-pal system protein YbgF, translating into MKRVILAMALGVLVSPVALHAQDSQTLADVRQELTVLNVEVQKLKRELSTTGGVSVDTGGGSVLERVNAMESELQRLTSKSEELENRINRIVADGTSRIGDLEFRLVELEGGDISTLGETSTLGGADQTSSQAPLTAPATPTDTASLAVGEAADFERAQAALASGDFRGAADQFATFNQTYPGGPLAAEADLRRGEALNSLGDPREAARAFLASFTADPVGPVAPASLFELGRALGVLGQTQEACVTLSEIAVRFPDSPAVAQAEGERAKMGCS; encoded by the coding sequence ATGAAACGCGTTATTCTGGCGATGGCTTTGGGGGTGCTGGTCAGCCCCGTTGCCTTGCATGCACAGGACTCACAAACCCTTGCGGATGTGCGTCAGGAACTGACGGTCCTGAATGTCGAAGTGCAAAAGCTCAAACGCGAGTTGTCAACCACCGGTGGCGTTTCGGTGGACACAGGCGGTGGGTCGGTGCTTGAGCGTGTGAACGCCATGGAAAGCGAATTGCAGCGCCTGACATCCAAGAGCGAAGAGCTGGAAAACCGCATCAACCGTATTGTCGCGGACGGCACAAGCCGCATTGGCGATCTGGAATTCCGTCTGGTTGAACTTGAAGGTGGCGATATTTCTACCTTGGGTGAAACATCGACTTTGGGCGGCGCGGACCAGACCTCCAGCCAGGCCCCTTTGACGGCACCGGCAACGCCCACCGACACGGCATCTTTGGCAGTGGGTGAGGCAGCAGACTTTGAGCGGGCGCAGGCGGCGCTCGCCTCCGGTGACTTTCGCGGCGCCGCAGACCAGTTTGCGACCTTCAATCAAACCTATCCGGGTGGACCGCTAGCCGCCGAGGCCGATTTGCGCCGGGGCGAGGCACTCAACAGTCTTGGTGACCCCCGCGAAGCAGCGCGTGCATTTTTGGCCAGCTTCACCGCAGATCCGGTTGGCCCTGTTGCACCTGCATCCTTGTTTGAACTGGGCCGCGCATTGGGCGTTTTGGGCCAGACTCAGGAGGCATGTGTGACATTGAGTGAGATCGCTGTGCGGTTCCCTGACAGTCCCGCAGTGGCGCAGGCTGAGGGGGAGCGTGCGAAGATGGGCTGCTCTTGA
- the tilS gene encoding tRNA lysidine(34) synthetase TilS produces MPARLTQQVAEAFLPTPPEVLGVAVSGGGDSMALLHLLHGLCTLHGTKLRAVTVNHGLRAEAASEARMVQQFCATFGILHDTLLWDAWDGTGNLQSAARDARFALMSAWAAEHGIGTIALGHTADDQAETFLMRLARRSGVNGLAGMSPRIIREGVTWVRPLLKASRAELRGYLQSQDVPWTEDPSNDDTAFERVKARQILEVLAPLGIDAQGLSAVAEHMAQARTALDWQTYLAARDIAKVDAGAIVICERKLRILPHDIQRRLFVSAVNWISNETYPARHAAITSLMQALRKGQAATLEGCHARRVGGQIWVFREHNAVKNVQTPPDELWDARWHLTTADTSDKWRNVTVRALGKEGLEQCVDWRASGRPHAVLLSTPAVWRGDVVVAAPLAGWSQKWHADVIGGEETFFAALLTH; encoded by the coding sequence ATGCCAGCACGCTTAACCCAACAGGTCGCTGAGGCGTTTTTGCCCACCCCCCCTGAGGTGTTAGGTGTCGCGGTGTCGGGTGGCGGCGATTCAATGGCATTGCTGCATCTGCTGCATGGCCTTTGCACCCTGCACGGAACAAAATTGCGTGCGGTGACCGTAAATCATGGTCTGCGTGCTGAGGCAGCGTCGGAGGCCCGAATGGTACAGCAGTTTTGTGCAACCTTCGGCATTTTGCATGACACCCTGCTTTGGGATGCCTGGGACGGCACAGGAAATCTGCAGAGTGCAGCCCGCGATGCCCGTTTTGCGCTGATGTCAGCGTGGGCAGCCGAACACGGGATCGGCACAATTGCATTGGGCCACACAGCGGATGATCAGGCTGAGACGTTTTTGATGCGTCTGGCCCGGCGTTCTGGTGTGAATGGGCTGGCGGGCATGTCGCCGCGGATTATTCGCGAAGGCGTGACATGGGTGCGCCCGCTGCTCAAGGCCAGCCGTGCGGAACTGCGCGGCTATCTGCAATCCCAAGATGTCCCTTGGACCGAAGACCCCAGCAACGACGATACCGCTTTCGAGCGCGTCAAGGCGCGCCAGATCCTAGAGGTGCTCGCCCCATTGGGGATTGATGCCCAAGGGCTGTCAGCGGTGGCCGAACATATGGCACAGGCCCGTACGGCCTTGGATTGGCAGACCTATCTGGCTGCACGTGACATCGCCAAGGTGGACGCAGGCGCGATCGTCATTTGTGAGCGCAAGTTGCGCATTCTTCCGCATGACATTCAGCGCCGGTTGTTTGTGAGCGCTGTGAACTGGATCAGCAACGAAACCTATCCGGCGCGTCACGCAGCGATAACATCGCTGATGCAGGCACTGCGTAAAGGTCAGGCTGCGACTTTGGAGGGATGTCATGCCCGCAGGGTCGGCGGCCAAATCTGGGTGTTTCGCGAACATAACGCCGTGAAAAACGTACAAACCCCCCCGGATGAGCTTTGGGACGCCCGCTGGCATTTGACCACCGCTGACACATCCGACAAATGGCGGAACGTGACAGTGCGGGCGTTGGGCAAAGAGGGACTTGAACAATGCGTAGATTGGCGCGCTTCCGGGCGTCCCCATGCGGTTCTTTTGTCCACGCCAGCCGTCTGGCGAGGTGACGTTGTTGTCGCGGCCCCCCTTGCCGGATGGAGCCAGAAATGGCATGCGGACGTTATCGGCGGTGAAGAGACTTTCTTTGCCGCGCTTTTAACGCATTGA